From one Balaenoptera acutorostrata chromosome 6, mBalAcu1.1, whole genome shotgun sequence genomic stretch:
- the TUSC1 gene encoding tumor suppressor candidate gene 1 protein: MWRMRGGATRRGSCGGGDSRGQGRPGRVRGGGGSGGWRGRAGGARQQLEERFADLAASHLEAIRARDERDRQNARLREENARLRLENRRLKRENRSLFRQALRLPGEGDDGAYAEAARATPGPEEASTNRRARGGGPEDEQGSPRALRARLEKLEAMYRRALMQLHVEQRGPRPRGDKEEPCPRRPDSGQRTPEPEPEPSEPWL, from the coding sequence ATGTGGCGCATGCGTGGTGGCGCCACCAGGCGCGGGAGCTGCGGCGGAGGGGACAGCCGCGGGCAGGGCCGCCCGGGCCGCGTTCGTGGGGGTGGCGGCAGCGGGGGCTGGCGAGGCCGCGCGGGCGGCGCCCGACAGCAGCTGGAAGAGCGGTTCGCCGACTTGGCAGCGAGCCACCTAGAGGCCATCCGCGCGCGGGACGAGCGGGACCGACAGAACGCGCGGCTGCGTGAGGAGAACGCCCGACTGCGGCTCGAGAACCGGCGGCTGAAGCGCGAGAACCGCAGCCTCTTCCGTCAGGCCTTGCGGCTCCCCGGCGAGGGTGATGACGGGGCGTACGCGGAGGCGGCGAGGGCGACCCCGGGCCCCGAGGAGGCCAGCACGAACAGGAGGGCTAGGGGCGGCGGCCCCGAGGACGAGCAGGGCAGCCCCAGGGCCCTGAGAGCCCGGCTTGAGAAGCTGGAGGCCATGTACCGCCGGGCCCTGATGCAGTTGCACGTCGAACAGCGGGGGCCGCGCCCGCGTGGGGACAAGGAGGAGCCCTGTCCACGCAGACCCGACTCAGGCCAGCGAACCCCGGAGCCGGAGCCCGAGCCCTCGGAACCCTGGCTGTAG